Below is a window of Enterococcus gilvus ATCC BAA-350 DNA.
ATAAGCACGTTCAAATTTTTGTACATCCCCCGCGCCCATAAATATAACTACTGCATTTTCATGGTCTAAAAGCGGCGACATGTTTTCTTCTTTGATTACTTGTCCGCCCTTTTGAATTTTCGCGCCTAGATCTTCAATTTTCACGTCTCCAGCAACTTCGCGGGCAGATGAGAAAATATCACATAGATATACTTTATCCGCACGATCCAGCGCTTCAGCAAAATCGTCCATTAAGGCAATCGTCCGTGTGAATGTATGTGGTTGGAACACGGCGATCAATTCTTTTTCAGGGTATTTTTGACGAGCGGCATCAATCGTCGCTTTGATTTCAGCAGGATGATGCGCATAATCATCAACAATGATCATATCTGCAACTTTCTTTTCAGTAAATCGGCGTTTCACACCAGAGAAAGTCAGCATCTCATCTCTCACCTTGTCCATGTTCAGTCCTTCGAAATAGGCAACAGCGATTACTGACAACGCATTGAGAATGTTGTGTTTTCCAAATGAAGGAACGGAGAAACGTCCGATAAATTTTTCTTTATGGTACACATCAAATGCAGAACCATTCGTCGTACGAACGATATTCCGTGCTTGGATGTCGTCATTTTCTGACAGTCCATAATAATAAATAGGAACATCCGCTTCTAGTTTACGCAGGTATTCATCATCACCATAAGCAAAGATACCTTTTTTAACTTGTGATGCCAATGTTTGGAAAGCTTCAAACACATCACCGATACTCTTGAAGTAATCAGGATGATCAAAGTCAATATTCGTCATGATGGAATAATCTGGTGCATAGGCCAAGAAATGGCGTTGGTATTCGCAGGCTTCAAACGCAAAGAAGGTCGCATCTGGTACACCGTGTCCAGTCCCATCACCGATTAGATAGCTCGTAGGCGCCAATCCATTTAATACATGGGCAAGCAAGCCTGTTGTACTCGTCTTTCCGTGTGACCCTGTTACTGCGATACTCGTGTAAGGCTGGATAAATTCTCCAATAAAATCATGGTAACGAACGATTTCCAGACCTAGTTCTTTCGCTCGGGCAATTTCTTCATGGGTATCAGGAAACGCATTTCCTTGAATGATTTTCATACCCTCTTTAATGTTGTCTTTACTAAATGGCAAAATAGTAATGCCAGCTTTTTCTAAATCACGTTGAGTGAAGAAATAGTTTTCAACGTCGGAACCTTGTACACGATAGCCCTTTTCATGTAAAACTAAAGCTAATGAGCTCATTCCAGAACCCTTGATTCCAACAAAATGATAAAGTGTATCTTTATTATTCATTTAATCCTCTTCCTTATATGTACAAAATTGTTTGCGGTTCACATTATCATATAAATCCGTAAAAATAGCAATCTTTTATTCTTCAAGCTGTTTTTATTTCCTTA
It encodes the following:
- the murC gene encoding UDP-N-acetylmuramate--L-alanine ligase; this encodes MNNKDTLYHFVGIKGSGMSSLALVLHEKGYRVQGSDVENYFFTQRDLEKAGITILPFSKDNIKEGMKIIQGNAFPDTHEEIARAKELGLEIVRYHDFIGEFIQPYTSIAVTGSHGKTSTTGLLAHVLNGLAPTSYLIGDGTGHGVPDATFFAFEACEYQRHFLAYAPDYSIMTNIDFDHPDYFKSIGDVFEAFQTLASQVKKGIFAYGDDEYLRKLEADVPIYYYGLSENDDIQARNIVRTTNGSAFDVYHKEKFIGRFSVPSFGKHNILNALSVIAVAYFEGLNMDKVRDEMLTFSGVKRRFTEKKVADMIIVDDYAHHPAEIKATIDAARQKYPEKELIAVFQPHTFTRTIALMDDFAEALDRADKVYLCDIFSSAREVAGDVKIEDLGAKIQKGGQVIKEENMSPLLDHENAVVIFMGAGDVQKFERAYENLLSNTTRNVL